AACATCAACGCCGACAAGTTCGCGATTCCACAAAATAAATTTTCCGTTGCACATTACCGACTCAACGTTTGATGAATTCATTCCAAATAAAAAATGATACGGAAGATTTTCTTTTGTCAGTGGCGTTGGCGAATCGTAATTCAACACAACAAAATCTGCAACAGAATTATTTTCAAACGTTCCGAATTGCTCATCAAAAATTTCTGAAACAAGTTTATTTCCATTTGCAAGTAATTCAGAAGTCAATGGGATTTGAGATGTGAGATGTGAGATGTGTGCAAAATCTTTCCCCGGTCTCCTTGCTCTATGCTCTATGCTCTCCGCTCCACGCTCCTTGCTTCTAAAAAATCCCGTCCGCGCTTCTTCAAACATATCGGCGGGAAAACCATCCGTTCCAAGTGCGGCTCGATTTCCAAATAAATGGAGCGGTGCTTGTCCAACATTGTTATTCATATTCGAACGCGGATTGTGAACGAGCCACGAATTTGTTTTGTGTATTGCAGAAAAATTACTTTGCGACAAGTGAATGCAATGCGCAAGAATGCTTTCCTTTTTCAAAATGTTGAACCGCGATAATCGCTCGCTCACATTGCATTGGTAATTTTCTTCGCAATCCAACACATCGCATTTATCTTCCGCAACGTGAATGTGAACGCCGGTGTTGTTGCGCGTTGCCATTTCTCCAAGCAAACGAAGTGATTCATTGCTTAGTGTAAATGATGCGTGCGCTCCAACAAGTCCGCGAAATTGTGTGTTGGTTTTGTTTGCAAGAAGAAATCGCTCATTCTCTTTCAATCCTTCATCGCGTTTTTTCTTTCCGCCGCGGTCGCTCACTTCGTAGCACAACACGCCGCGCAAACCGATTTCTTCCATTGCTTCTTTGATAATATCGAGCGAGTGTGCAATTGCGTTCGGCGAAGCGTGATGGTCAATGAGTGTTGTTGTTCCGTATTTCGCGGCATCAATTGCGCCGATAATTGCGCTGTAATAAATGGATTCATCATCGAGCGCTTCGTCGAGTTTCCACCAAATGTATTTTAAAATTTCAAAAAAATTTTGCGGCGATTGTTTCGGCGCATTCATTCCGCGGGCAAGCGATGAATACAAATGCGTATGTGCATTCACAAATCCGGGCAAAAGAAATTTTCCATTCAAATCAACTACTTCTTCGTTGCGTTGTGGAAGAATTTTCTTTGCGCGAGAAATAATTTTTCCATTCTCAATTCTCACATCAATTTTTTCAATTGATGGAGGGGAGAAGGTTAAGCACGTTGCGTTTTTGAGAAGCATCGGTTTTTAGTTTTTACCACAAAGACACGAAGGCACAAAGAATTTAATTATCAAACAATTTACAATTCATTATCCCGAAGGGATAAAACATCAATAACTCCGAATGAAATTCGGAGAAAACAACAGGCAAAAAATTTACAACCACGAAGTGGTTGAACAAATCTACAAAAAATATTTTTCATCAAATTCAATTCCGTGTTCGTTCAGTAACGAGATATACTCTTCTTTAAAAGTTTTCTTCCGATGATGTTCTTCTTGACTCTTCACATACTGAATCAATTTCTCTTTTTCTTGTATTGAATACGTAAACGCTCCATAGCCATCTTGCCATCCGTTGAATTTAGGAAAGAGATTTTCTGTTTTGATGAATTGCGAAGATGCAAGTTTTATATCTTTTACAAGTAACGCAAGTGCAATACTCGGATGAAGATGTGTAACGATATGAATATGTTCGCTCACTCCATCAATTTGATATAAATGACAATTTTTGTTTTTCAAAATTCCACAAATGTATTTGTATAACTCATTACGATTTTCCTTATCAAGTGTTTGTTCTCTGTTCTTTGTGCCGAAAACAATTTGATACAGAATTTGTGTGTATGTGCTCATTGTTTGTTTAACCCCTTCGGGGTTTAGTATGCTTCTGTGTTTCTTTTTCTCCGAATTTCATTCAGAGTTATTAATATTAATGCCCTTCGGGCATTCAATAAAATTTGTAATCTGTTTTTTGTCATTTGGAATTTACTGATAAAATTTTCTCCACCGCATCAATACCCGGTTCAACTTCCAATGCTTTTCCCACAGCACTTTGCGCGGAACGAATATCTTTCAATCCGTTGCCTGTAATTACGCACACTGCACTTTCGTTTTTTTTCACAATTCCTTTCGCTATTGCTTTTTTCAATCCCGCAACACACGCAATTCCCGCTGGCTCGCCAAACACGCCGGTAAGTTTTCCCGTGAGCCGCATTGCTTCGAGAATTTCTTCATCTTCCACCGCGAGCATTTCTCCGTGCGAAAGTTTTATTTGCTGAATTGCGCGCCGCCAATTTCGGGGAACGCCAACATCAATGCTATCGGCGAGCGTTTTTGTTTGCGCGGGAATTAAATCTTTTCCCGAATAAAACGCATCAACAATCGGTCGCGCGCCTTCTGCCTGAACGCCGAGCAAACGCGGAACTCGTTCGATAAATCCAAGTCGTTTCATTTCTTGCAAACCTTTTCCGATACCGCCAATTGTGCATCCATCTCCAACGGAAACGACAACCCAATCAGGAATATTTTTTCCAAATTGTTCCGCAATTTCAAGCCCCGCAGTTTTTTTTCCTTCAACGAGAAACGGATTTGTTCCACTGTTGCGATTATACCAACCGAATTTTTCACAAGACGCGCGGCACAATTCAAACGCATCGTCATACGTTCCTTGCACTTTGAAAACCGTTGCGCCGAAAATAAGAAGTTGCGTTACTTTCGGTTCGGGCGCATGCTTCGGAACAAAAATAAAACTTTGCAAACCCACTGCGGCAGCAAGTCCCGCAAGTGATGATGCCGCATTTCCCGTTGATGCGCAAGCGATTTTATTGAAACCAAATTCCATCGCTTTCAACACACCAACCGAACTGGCTCTGTCTTTAAACGAACTTGATGCGTTTCTTCCATCGTCTTTCAAAAATAATTTTTGAATACCAATTTCTTTTGCAAGTCGCGGAACATCATAAATCGGTGTCCAGCCAATGTGAAGTTCAGGAAGAGAAATATTTTCTGCAATCGGAAGAAGTTCGCGGTAACGCCAATGATTGAATGGTCTTAGGTTTAAGGTGTTAGGTGTTAGATGTTTGGAAATTTTATCGTAATCGTAATGAACATCAAGAATTCCTTGCGCGCCGCACGAATGACACGTAAAAATATTTCCGTGTTTACATAGTGAATTACAAATTAAGCAGTGTAGTTCAGTAATAAATAGTGATGGTGCGAAGTGCATGTTTTTTTTGGTTTCAGAGTGTATCAGAATTTCGGAGAGGAAAGATGTAGTTAACGAAATCTCAAATTATCGTTTAAATGAAATTTGTTCTTGGGATATTCACCTATTTCTGTTCAATTTAAAGTTTTTTCCCAATCTACTTTATCGCTCCCAACTTCCGCAAGTACGCTCCCGTTTCCAATCCTTTGCCCGTAGCGTTGCGAATTTTTTCGTTCCACTCGAGTATTTCTCCTTGTGTATAAAAACTTTCGATGAGCCACGAAGATATGTTGGGATTTGTTGTATAATTGTTTCCAAATTTATTTTCCATCGCTTCGTGAATTTGCGTTGCTATCATTCCAGATAGAATGTAGTTTTGATAATAACACGGATAACTTGTGTACCAAATGGAAGCGGCAAATGTCGAAGGAAACTGTTTCACGTTTGTTTCCGTTGCGAGCGAATCCAAATCAACAAGCAAATATTTTTTGAACATCGCCCGTTCAACAGAATCAATGTTTTGTTCGGGATGATTATACATTGCATACTCAATAAATAAATTTTTCATAAGAGAACGCAAACGATACAACGCCGGCAAATAGCGACCAGCACCATAATTCTGAATTTCAGAATCTTTGGCTTTGGTGTAAATTTCCAACCATGATTGAATGTCGGTAAATTCTCCGTGAACATCAGCCATTCCTTCGGCGAACGCCGCACATTGCGCTCCGGGAATCCATTCGTATCCTTTGAGAATCGGAACGGAATCGCTTGTGTACACTGCGTGCAACGAATGTCCGTATTCGTGAAATGCCGTTTGATAAAAACTTTTCCCCGTTGTTGGATTAACGAGGAACCGCGAATCTTTCGGAATGTTCAATGCAAGCGATAATCCTCCGTATGGAATATCTTTCACCACTTCTTTTATCGGCAGCGAATCCGTAGGAAAGCCAAGCGATTGTTCAAATCGGTGAAGCGTTTCAAACACGGAATCTTTCGGAAAGTATTTGTCGGAAAGGGAAACCGCATCGCGCAACGCAAAATCAAAATCCCACGGTCCAACATCTTTATTGGCATTTTGAAGGATATTTTTCTTTGTCATTCTTACAAATTTCTGAAACATCTCATTCGTTTGTTCCGTAAGTTCGTTCAATGTTTGCAGCAGCCACGCTTCGTCAATGGCGTTCAGATACAGCGAGAGCGAATAATAATTCGTGAAGCCGAATTGTTGTGCTTTTTCGTTACGAAGTTTTACAAGCGTACGCAAATCGTTTTTTATTTTTTCTGAAAGTTGGCTTGATACCATCCATAATTGCATCCGCCGTTTCGGATTTTTTTCCACTTTCAAATGTGTTTGCATTTGCGCACGCGTGATGGGTTTTCCGTCGAATGTAAAATGAAAATCCGTAATTGTTTTTTGCAGTAAATTTTCCAGCGCCGCAATCGAAGAATCCGAATAAATTGCTCCTCCGATAAAACAGCGATTCCACATTTCCATTCTTCGCGCGAGCGTCGCATCAACATTCGGTGTAATTTTCGGTTTCCATTCCGAAATTATTTTCCGCGAATCTTCGTTTAAAAAAATTTGGGCAAATTTCTTTTTTGCTTCGTCTAAATTTGCCGCGCCTTCTTTCGAATAATTATTCCAGTTTGCCGTTCCCATTGCAAAACACGCTTGCTCATATTCTCTTTCGAGCGAGTCG
This Ignavibacteria bacterium DNA region includes the following protein-coding sequences:
- the ssnA gene encoding putative aminohydrolase SsnA, producing the protein MLLKNATCLTFSPPSIEKIDVRIENGKIISRAKKILPQRNEEVVDLNGKFLLPGFVNAHTHLYSSLARGMNAPKQSPQNFFEILKYIWWKLDEALDDESIYYSAIIGAIDAAKYGTTTLIDHHASPNAIAHSLDIIKEAMEEIGLRGVLCYEVSDRGGKKKRDEGLKENERFLLANKTNTQFRGLVGAHASFTLSNESLRLLGEMATRNNTGVHIHVAEDKCDVLDCEENYQCNVSERLSRFNILKKESILAHCIHLSQSNFSAIHKTNSWLVHNPRSNMNNNVGQAPLHLFGNRAALGTDGFPADMFEEARTGFFRSKERGAESIEHRARRPGKDFAHISHLTSQIPLTSELLANGNKLVSEIFDEQFGTFENNSVADFVVLNYDSPTPLTKENLPYHFLFGMNSSNVESVMCNGKFILWNRELVGVDVEAISAKAAKVAKKLWKKINRE
- the tnpA gene encoding IS200/IS605 family transposase; translated protein: MSTYTQILYQIVFGTKNREQTLDKENRNELYKYICGILKNKNCHLYQIDGVSEHIHIVTHLHPSIALALLVKDIKLASSQFIKTENLFPKFNGWQDGYGAFTYSIQEKEKLIQYVKSQEEHHRKKTFKEEYISLLNEHGIEFDEKYFL
- the thrC gene encoding threonine synthase, encoding MHFAPSLFITELHCLICNSLCKHGNIFTCHSCGAQGILDVHYDYDKISKHLTPNTLNLRPFNHWRYRELLPIAENISLPELHIGWTPIYDVPRLAKEIGIQKLFLKDDGRNASSSFKDRASSVGVLKAMEFGFNKIACASTGNAASSLAGLAAAVGLQSFIFVPKHAPEPKVTQLLIFGATVFKVQGTYDDAFELCRASCEKFGWYNRNSGTNPFLVEGKKTAGLEIAEQFGKNIPDWVVVSVGDGCTIGGIGKGLQEMKRLGFIERVPRLLGVQAEGARPIVDAFYSGKDLIPAQTKTLADSIDVGVPRNWRRAIQQIKLSHGEMLAVEDEEILEAMRLTGKLTGVFGEPAGIACVAGLKKAIAKGIVKKNESAVCVITGNGLKDIRSAQSAVGKALEVEPGIDAVEKILSVNSK